From Rutidosis leptorrhynchoides isolate AG116_Rl617_1_P2 chromosome 3, CSIRO_AGI_Rlap_v1, whole genome shotgun sequence, a single genomic window includes:
- the LOC139900424 gene encoding uncharacterized mitochondrial protein AtMg01250-like: protein MGFGDKWRKWMLACFKSASISVLVNGSPTQEFNLEKGVRQGDPLSPFLFIIAAEGLNLLAKKATESGLLKGVEIGSDKILVSHLQYADDTLFIGEWGRQNFNNLMKLLNCFERVSGLKINYHKSQIFGIGVKRD, encoded by the coding sequence ATGGGGTTCGGGGACAAATGGCGAAAATGGATGCTTGCTTGTTTCAAGTCGGCATCTATCTCTGTTTTAGTGAATGGCTCTCCCACGCAAGAATTTAATCTCGAGAAAGGAGTTCGACAAGGTGATCCTCTTTCACCATTTCTCTTCATTATTGCGGCCGAAGGACTAAATTTACTTGCTAAAAAAGCTACCGAGAGTGGACTTCTAAAGGGAGTTGAGATTGGGTCGGACAAAATACTAGTTTCCCActtgcaatatgcggatgatactttATTTATTGGGGAATGGGGGAGACAAAATTTCAATAACCTTATGAAGCTTCTTAATTGTTTCGAAAGGGTCTCCGGTCTCAAAATTAATTATCACAAAAGTCAAATTTTTGGTATTGGTGTGAAAAGAGATTAA
- the LOC139896857 gene encoding uncharacterized protein, giving the protein MGTLFQKFQQFVGTLAKSPTFAKEPRRLQFEADINRLFLYTSYNRVGKDAEEEDIEEIINMATKAELADQERQVQENIHYQITNFCKSMDQILLPDSKSNHESSQKNTTTPRPSGLSLAVGRTATSKTSPDVPETKQLTFAESSKRLKDLIGYTLEIKPSQIQHEQAGRGLFIDGEADVGSVIAFYPGVIYSPAYYRYIPGYPRVDAQNPYLITRYDGTVINAQPWGTGGETREPWGHSSVYRANPSAQPSETGSDRVWKMLSKPLEGSKLGSNGEVLERRNPLALAHFANHPMTGVEPNVMVCPYDFPLNEKGMRVYIPNVVFGGTDEVKMKRFGSFWFKSGSGSSDGQMEGPIMKSLALVATRSLCNEEIYLNYRLSNSKRRPSWYTPVDEEEDRRRWS; this is encoded by the exons ATGGGGACTCTCTTCCAGAAATTTCAACag TTTGTGGGTACACTTGCTAAAAGCCCGACATTTGCAAAAGAGCCACGACGCCTTCAATTCGAAGCAGACATTAATCGCCTTTTTCTTTATACCAG CTATAATCGAGTAGGAAAGGATGCAGAAGAAGAAGATATAGAGGAAATCATTAACATGGCAACCAAGGCCGAATTAGCAGATCAAGAACGACAGGTTCAAGAAAACATCCATTATCAGATCACAAATTTCTGCAAATCAATGGATCAAATTCTTCTTCCAGACTCAAAATCTAACCATGAATCATCTCAAAAGAACACTACAACTCCTCGCCCCAGTGGCCTTAGTCTCGCTGTTGGTAGAACCGCTACATCAAAAACAAGTCCCG ATGTACCCGAGACAAAACAGTTGACATTTGCAGAGTCATCCAAGAGATTGAAAGATTTAATCGGCTACACCCTTGAGATTAAACCGTCTCAAATTCAACACGAACAAGCGGGCCGGGGGTTATTTATAGATGGTGAAGCAGATGTTGGTTCAGTAATTGCATTTTACCCGGGTGTAATTTACTCTCCAGCGTATTACCGTTATATTCCTGGTTACCCGAGAGTCGATGCACAAAATCCTTATCTTATCACAAGATACGATGGGACAGTGATTAACGCTCAACCGTGGGGTACAGGTGGCGAAACCAGGGAACCGTGGGGCCATTCGAGTGTTTATCGGGCTAACCCAAGTGCACAACCTTCTGAGACGGGGTCAGACCGGGTTTGGAAGATGTTAAGCAAACCATTAGAAGGGTCAAAGTTAGGGTCGAACGGTGAGGTTTTGGAGAGGAGAAATCCGTTAGCGTTAGCTCATTTTGCGAACCATCCAATGACAGGTGTCGAGCCTAATGTTATGGTTTGTCCTTATGATTTTCCTTTGAATGAAAAGGGTATGAGAGTTTATATACCGAATGTAGTTTTTGGGGGTACGGATGAAGTAAAGATGAAAAGGTTTGGGAGTTTTTGGTTTAAATCTGGATCAGGCTCGAGTGATGGTCAAATGGAAGGACCGATTATGAAAAGTCTTGCACTTGTGGCTACAAGGTCATTATGTAATGAAGAAATTTACTTGAATTATAGATTGAGTAACTCAAAAAGGCGGCCTTCGTGGTATACTCCTGTGGATGAGGAAGAAGACCGAAGAAGATGGAGCTGA